The proteins below are encoded in one region of Desulfobacterales bacterium:
- a CDS encoding PilZ domain-containing protein, whose protein sequence is MRNAPFINNSVRWGLEKNNTSGDPENRRAFKRLNEQKKVLIRTSSPQGIVVGDFVEMALTLDYSEGGMRIALDKEIPANTLLLFDFDDDFLIPRFQGLASLRWHRKIDGNDHKIEAGLEFRDKYSQRALELAMEGEWQ, encoded by the coding sequence ATGAGGAATGCTCCATTTATAAACAATTCTGTCCGATGGGGGTTAGAAAAAAACAATACCTCCGGCGATCCGGAAAACAGACGGGCCTTTAAGCGGTTGAATGAACAGAAAAAAGTTTTGATCCGCACCTCCAGTCCCCAGGGTATTGTGGTCGGAGATTTTGTTGAAATGGCCTTAACCCTCGATTACAGCGAGGGAGGCATGCGAATAGCCCTCGACAAGGAAATTCCGGCGAACACCCTGCTGTTATTCGATTTTGACGATGATTTCCTGATTCCTCGCTTCCAGGGTCTTGCCTCACTGAGATGGCATCGGAAAATTGATGGCAACGATCATAAAATAGAGGCCGGGCTTGAGTTCAGAGACAAATACAGCCAGAGGGCTCTCGAGCTTGCCATGGAAGGTGAGTGGCAATAG
- a CDS encoding TIGR03013 family XrtA/PEP-CTERM system glycosyltransferase: protein MPYLFSKYYPWRNLLFVFGESGIIFLIINSVFLFWVGFLEFQSQFSLYLLRALVVTFVFQLVFYYSDLYDLHVIPRLPDHFLNVIQAFGLGCIVLALIYFLFPFLTMPSRIFVSGLAGVGLAVFFWRFLYFKILEKRMFVQPVALIGAGEFAEEIISAIDGQKDCGFKIEALFAADGNPRSRNIGRPIFSDFKELTKLCTNRKIGKIVVALDEKRGVPLHELIQYKFIGIEILDGARFYEALTGKVPVKRINPSWLIFSDGFHIGRFKRMLKRALDVVAASSLFLISLPIFFLTALIVKLESAGGVFYRQKRVGENEKIFELIKFRSMKESAEQEGPVWAQAGDARVTKFGRFIRETRIDELPQLINVLKGDMSFVGPRPERPVFVESLVKEIPFYGNRHHVKPGITGWAQINYPYGASVEDALRKLEYDLYYIKNLSIALDLLTIFQTIKVVLFRKGAR, encoded by the coding sequence ATGCCGTATTTATTTAGTAAGTACTATCCATGGAGAAACCTGCTGTTCGTTTTTGGGGAATCGGGGATCATTTTTCTCATCATCAACAGCGTTTTTCTGTTCTGGGTCGGTTTTTTAGAATTTCAAAGCCAGTTCTCGCTTTATTTGCTGCGGGCGCTGGTTGTCACCTTTGTCTTCCAGCTGGTTTTTTATTATTCGGATCTTTACGATCTGCATGTTATCCCTCGCCTCCCGGACCACTTTTTAAATGTGATTCAGGCATTCGGCCTGGGGTGTATTGTATTGGCCTTAATTTATTTTCTTTTTCCATTTCTGACCATGCCCAGCCGGATTTTTGTGTCCGGATTGGCCGGTGTTGGTTTGGCGGTTTTTTTTTGGCGGTTTTTATATTTCAAGATTCTTGAAAAACGGATGTTTGTCCAGCCTGTGGCTTTGATCGGGGCCGGCGAATTCGCAGAAGAAATAATATCGGCAATAGACGGACAAAAGGATTGCGGCTTTAAAATCGAGGCCTTGTTTGCGGCAGACGGGAATCCCCGCAGCAGGAATATAGGAAGACCCATATTTTCGGATTTTAAAGAACTGACAAAGCTTTGTACCAATAGAAAAATAGGAAAAATCGTAGTCGCCTTGGACGAAAAACGAGGCGTGCCATTGCATGAACTGATACAATATAAGTTTATCGGAATAGAAATCCTGGACGGGGCGAGGTTCTACGAAGCGCTTACAGGAAAAGTACCGGTAAAAAGAATTAATCCGTCATGGTTGATCTTTTCAGATGGTTTCCATATCGGGCGATTTAAACGAATGTTAAAACGAGCTTTAGATGTTGTGGCCGCTTCAAGTCTGTTCCTGATATCCTTGCCCATCTTCTTCCTAACCGCTTTGATTGTTAAGCTTGAATCCGCCGGGGGGGTTTTTTACCGGCAGAAGCGCGTCGGCGAAAACGAAAAAATTTTTGAACTCATAAAATTTCGGTCAATGAAGGAAAGCGCGGAGCAAGAGGGGCCTGTCTGGGCCCAGGCAGGGGATGCCCGCGTGACAAAATTCGGTCGATTTATCAGGGAAACCCGTATTGATGAGCTTCCCCAATTAATCAACGTGCTTAAAGGAGATATGAGTTTTGTCGGCCCCAGACCCGAGCGGCCGGTTTTTGTCGAGAGCCTGGTAAAAGAGATCCCATTTTATGGCAATCGGCATCACGTAAAGCCCGGCATCACCGGGTGGGCTCAAATCAACTACCCCTATGGCGCTTCTGTGGAAGATGCATTGCGCAAGCTGGAATATGACCTTTATTATATTAAAAATTTGTCGATCGCCCTCGACTTGTTAACCATCTTTCAGACCATTAAAGTGGTTTTGTTCCGAAAAGGCGCCCGATAA
- the nadE gene encoding NAD(+) synthase: MPPFSKDLLKLDPEKETARIADAIRSIMRQDLKRRGLVVALSGGIDSSVTAALAVQALGASKVFGLEMPERHSASETLKLSGKVAQHLGIQTVYDDISAVLEAFDFYRRYDAAVQKVIPEYGEGWKSKIVISDIMESKGFSLFSIVAQPPEGGEQIKKRLPLNAYLEIVAATNFKQRTRKMLEYYHADRLNYAVTGTPNRLEYDQGFFVKQGDGAADIKPIAHLYKTQVYQMAEYLEIPEEIRTRPPTTDTYSLPQGQDEFYFALPYDRMDLCLYGKNNGYTPAEVAETVSLTPDQVQRVYDDIDTKRKTTRYLHLAPQLAGDIPEIKFHS, from the coding sequence ATGCCCCCCTTTTCAAAAGATCTGCTAAAGCTTGACCCCGAAAAAGAAACCGCTCGCATTGCAGACGCCATCCGCTCAATCATGCGCCAAGATCTCAAGCGCCGTGGGTTGGTGGTAGCATTATCCGGCGGTATAGACAGCAGCGTAACAGCGGCCCTGGCTGTTCAAGCCCTTGGCGCATCAAAAGTATTTGGGCTTGAAATGCCCGAGCGGCATTCCGCATCCGAAACCCTGAAATTAAGCGGCAAAGTGGCCCAACATCTTGGCATTCAGACCGTCTATGATGACATATCCGCCGTTCTCGAAGCCTTTGACTTCTACCGCCGCTATGATGCGGCTGTTCAAAAGGTCATCCCGGAATACGGGGAAGGCTGGAAATCCAAAATTGTTATCTCGGACATCATGGAAAGCAAAGGCTTCAGCCTGTTTTCCATAGTTGCGCAGCCGCCGGAAGGCGGTGAGCAGATCAAAAAACGGCTTCCGCTTAACGCCTACCTGGAAATCGTGGCCGCCACCAACTTTAAGCAGCGCACCCGGAAAATGCTGGAATACTACCATGCCGACCGCCTTAACTACGCGGTTACCGGCACGCCCAACCGCCTGGAATACGATCAGGGCTTTTTTGTCAAACAGGGCGACGGCGCAGCGGATATCAAGCCCATTGCCCACCTGTACAAAACCCAAGTTTACCAGATGGCCGAATACCTCGAAATCCCGGAAGAAATCCGCACCCGGCCGCCGACCACGGATACCTATTCCCTGCCCCAGGGTCAGGATGAGTTCTACTTTGCCCTGCCTTATGACCGCATGGATTTATGCCTTTACGGCAAAAATAACGGCTATACACCAGCCGAGGTGGCAGAAACCGTATCCCTCACCCCGGATCAGGTCCAGCGCGTATACGATGATATCGACACCAAACGCAAAACCACCCGATATCTTCACCTGGCGCCCCAGTTGGCCGGTGACATCCCTGAGATAAAGTTTCACAGTTAA
- the asnB gene encoding asparagine synthase (glutamine-hydrolyzing) has product MCGIAGILNSSSNDILSEDIILRMISILKHRGPDESGVYFDDHIHMGQARLSILDLEGGVQPIPNEDKTLWIVYNGEVFNYTELRSDLEKQGHRFTTQTDTEVIVHLYEEMGSGCLSELNGQFAIAIWDVRKKELFLARDRVGICPLYYTFHNGRLLFASEIKALFMDDQAAREIDLTSLKQIFTCWTTIGSRTIFKNINALCPGHFMIIKEGSDPGLQQPYWHIPYYTPEQRWAGTIEEAEAELRNILEDAVRLRLRADVPVGAYLSGGLDSSVLTSIIAGKFNNRLKTFSIGFEEKAFDEAAFQTEMVQSLKTDHHPTRITNKEVRENFSKVIWHCEKPLLRTGPVPLYMLSGFVRDNRFKVVLTGEGADEVFGGYNIFKEAKIRSFWARQPDSKYRPLLLERLYPYIFENPSRNRAFLQKFFSVTRKDLDDPLMSHRKRWANTQRCTTFFNKEMLDELKNENPVSDISARLPGDFTRRDSFARAQWLEMDLFMSNYLLTSQGDRMAMANSVELRVPFLDHRLIDFAARLPAHWKIHGLDEKYLLKRAFKDQLPQNITRRPKQPYRAPVGQAFFSSGDPMGDLICEDQLASAGIFDLKKVRHLFRKCLSRENGPGSESENMAVVGILSTQIIHEQFIKNFDSHKTHPAKPDKVIRRSHAPLFKRSAKA; this is encoded by the coding sequence ATGTGCGGCATTGCCGGAATATTAAACTCATCCTCAAACGATATCCTTTCAGAAGATATAATCCTTCGGATGATATCCATTCTGAAACACAGAGGCCCGGATGAAAGTGGGGTTTATTTCGATGATCATATTCATATGGGGCAGGCCCGGCTGAGCATCCTCGACTTGGAAGGCGGCGTACAGCCGATTCCAAACGAGGATAAAACATTATGGATTGTCTATAACGGCGAAGTATTCAATTATACAGAATTAAGAAGCGATCTTGAAAAACAAGGCCACCGGTTCACCACCCAAACCGATACCGAAGTCATCGTCCATTTATACGAGGAAATGGGCAGCGGCTGTCTTTCTGAACTCAATGGTCAGTTTGCCATTGCCATCTGGGATGTCCGGAAAAAAGAACTTTTTCTTGCCAGAGACCGGGTGGGCATTTGCCCGCTTTATTACACATTCCATAACGGCAGGCTCCTCTTTGCTTCAGAGATAAAAGCGCTGTTTATGGATGACCAAGCAGCAAGGGAAATCGATCTTACATCCCTTAAGCAGATTTTTACCTGCTGGACGACCATTGGGTCGAGGACCATTTTTAAAAATATTAACGCCCTATGCCCCGGCCATTTTATGATCATTAAAGAGGGATCAGATCCGGGGCTGCAGCAGCCCTATTGGCATATTCCTTATTATACGCCGGAACAGCGGTGGGCAGGCACCATTGAAGAAGCAGAAGCCGAGCTTCGAAATATCCTTGAAGATGCCGTCAGGCTGCGCCTTAGAGCTGATGTGCCCGTAGGCGCCTATCTTTCGGGCGGCCTTGATTCATCGGTCCTTACCTCAATAATCGCCGGAAAATTCAACAACCGCCTCAAAACTTTCTCCATCGGGTTTGAAGAAAAAGCCTTTGACGAGGCCGCCTTTCAAACCGAAATGGTCCAATCCCTTAAAACGGATCACCATCCGACCCGCATTACTAATAAGGAGGTAAGGGAGAATTTTTCAAAAGTCATCTGGCATTGTGAAAAGCCCCTTTTGCGAACCGGTCCCGTCCCCTTATATATGCTGTCCGGATTTGTGAGAGACAACCGCTTCAAGGTGGTGTTGACGGGAGAAGGGGCGGATGAGGTGTTTGGCGGCTATAACATTTTTAAAGAGGCCAAAATTCGGTCATTCTGGGCCCGCCAACCCGATTCCAAGTACCGCCCTCTTTTGCTGGAGAGGCTCTATCCCTATATTTTCGAAAATCCTTCCCGGAACCGGGCTTTTCTGCAGAAATTTTTCTCTGTTACCCGGAAAGATTTGGACGATCCTTTGATGTCTCATCGAAAACGCTGGGCAAACACACAACGCTGCACCACCTTTTTTAATAAAGAGATGCTTGATGAGTTGAAAAATGAGAATCCTGTCTCGGACATATCCGCCCGGCTGCCCGGGGATTTTACCAGGCGCGACAGCTTCGCCCGCGCCCAGTGGCTGGAGATGGATTTGTTTATGTCCAACTACCTGCTGACCTCCCAGGGAGACAGGATGGCTATGGCCAATTCTGTGGAACTCCGTGTGCCGTTTTTGGACCACCGGCTTATCGATTTTGCCGCCCGTCTGCCCGCCCATTGGAAAATTCACGGGCTGGATGAAAAATATCTGTTGAAGAGGGCCTTCAAGGATCAACTACCGCAAAACATCACCCGGCGTCCCAAGCAGCCTTACCGGGCGCCGGTTGGCCAGGCTTTTTTCAGCAGCGGCGACCCGATGGGCGACCTTATCTGCGAGGACCAACTCGCCTCAGCCGGTATTTTTGACTTGAAAAAGGTCCGGCATCTTTTCCGAAAATGCTTGTCCAGGGAAAACGGCCCCGGCAGCGAGTCTGAAAATATGGCGGTGGTAGGCATACTTTCCACCCAAATAATTCACGAGCAGTTTATCAAAAATTTTGATAGCCATAAAACTCACCCGGCCAAACCCGATAAAGTTATTCGGAGATCCCATGCCCCCCTTTTCAAAAGATCTGCTAAAGCTTGA
- a CDS encoding XrtA system polysaccharide deacetylase produces MQNYLTIDVEDYFQVSAFEDIISSSDWDAMEPRVSANISPILQLLKKYRVSATFFIVGWIAEKHPEVVHHILADGHEIGCHSYWHRKVYDLTPEEFREDTLKAKTILEKISNRKVTSYRAPSYSITRKSLWAFDILKELGFTTDSSIFPIMHDIYGLPGSPRFHYKLESQQIDEYPISTAVFFGKNLPVAGGGYFRLYPYWFTKFALKRINKIEKQPFVFYLHPWEIDSGQPRFKQARIFSKFRHYNNLGKTMGRLERLLNDFEFVPLPNPGAGGNQIKLETA; encoded by the coding sequence ATGCAGAATTATCTGACCATAGATGTTGAGGATTATTTTCAGGTGTCGGCATTTGAAGATATTATCTCTTCAAGCGACTGGGACGCCATGGAACCAAGAGTTTCAGCGAATATTTCGCCGATTCTGCAGCTGCTCAAAAAATACAGGGTATCTGCAACATTTTTCATAGTGGGCTGGATTGCCGAAAAGCACCCGGAGGTGGTCCATCACATCCTGGCTGATGGCCACGAGATCGGCTGCCATAGCTACTGGCACAGGAAAGTCTATGATCTTACCCCTGAAGAGTTCCGGGAAGACACGCTTAAGGCTAAGACCATCCTGGAAAAAATCAGCAACAGAAAAGTTACATCCTACCGGGCGCCCAGTTACTCAATTACCAGAAAATCCTTGTGGGCCTTTGATATTTTAAAGGAATTGGGCTTTACCACGGATTCCAGCATTTTTCCAATCATGCATGACATTTACGGACTCCCGGGTTCCCCCCGGTTCCATTATAAATTAGAGTCCCAGCAGATTGATGAATACCCGATTTCCACAGCCGTTTTTTTCGGGAAAAATTTACCGGTTGCCGGCGGCGGATACTTTCGCCTGTATCCTTACTGGTTTACAAAATTTGCCCTAAAAAGAATAAATAAAATAGAAAAACAACCATTTGTGTTTTATCTCCATCCATGGGAAATTGATAGTGGGCAGCCCAGATTCAAACAGGCGCGGATTTTTTCTAAGTTCAGACATTACAATAACCTTGGAAAAACCATGGGCCGCCTTGAACGGCTCTTAAATGATTTTGAATTTGTTCCTCTGCCCAATCCTGGAGCGGGGGGCAACCAGATTAAGCTGGAAACGGCATAA
- a CDS encoding sigma-54 dependent transcriptional regulator: MSDALLDTQKEVSRLSQNTKALFDLLPDMLLIITGDLVVERMNAAAVSRFGDQHGKTCYRAIFGLDHPCGEAMCPFNCQNPQKQYGELLERKISDDFFVEYSYVPFEGYRDDNLILLVMREVTQKKLHEMEIERYNKNIEKVLEEKIALLRKNETQRRQLHRELNYLKKETERFVGKDKMMGESKPIQKLRDLIYQVAPSDATILITGESGTGKELVADLVHRHSGRADKRYLKFNCSAVAESLLESDLFGYEKGAFTGAQGPHKGKFEEADGGTIFLDEIGDVSPKMQTSLLRVLQEGEIFRVGSNRPTSVDVRIIAATNKDLSRLVEAGIFREDLYYRLNVFNLYQVPLRKRKDDIVLLAINFLVKFRERFNKQVTFLPDSVVEKMLAYDWPGNVRELENAMQRAVLLSRNGIILPNSLGIKLKENESGKEEVLAAIPVNKFLDRPLKESVSFFEAEVISHALEAFDGKTDIMCRYLNLSKTALYEKMKRYSINPKDYKK; the protein is encoded by the coding sequence ATGTCGGATGCGCTGCTGGATACCCAAAAGGAAGTTTCCCGGCTGTCCCAAAATACCAAGGCTTTATTTGATCTGCTGCCGGACATGCTCCTGATTATAACAGGGGATCTGGTGGTGGAGCGAATGAATGCGGCAGCTGTATCCCGATTTGGTGATCAGCATGGCAAGACATGCTACCGAGCCATCTTCGGGCTTGATCATCCATGTGGCGAGGCAATGTGCCCATTTAATTGTCAGAATCCCCAGAAGCAATATGGCGAGTTGCTGGAAAGAAAGATCAGTGATGATTTTTTCGTGGAATACAGTTATGTCCCTTTTGAAGGCTATCGCGATGATAATCTTATTTTACTGGTAATGAGGGAAGTTACCCAGAAAAAGCTGCATGAAATGGAGATTGAAAGGTACAACAAAAATATCGAAAAAGTTCTTGAGGAAAAGATAGCGCTTCTAAGAAAAAATGAAACTCAACGCCGGCAGCTGCATCGGGAGCTGAATTATCTCAAGAAGGAAACAGAGCGGTTTGTCGGCAAAGATAAAATGATGGGGGAGAGCAAACCGATTCAAAAGCTGCGGGACTTGATATACCAGGTAGCCCCCTCTGACGCCACAATTCTTATTACCGGTGAATCCGGGACCGGCAAGGAGCTTGTGGCGGATCTGGTGCACAGGCACAGCGGCCGCGCGGACAAACGGTACCTGAAGTTTAACTGCTCTGCGGTGGCCGAAAGTTTACTTGAAAGTGACCTTTTTGGTTATGAAAAAGGAGCTTTTACTGGGGCGCAAGGGCCGCATAAGGGTAAATTTGAGGAAGCTGACGGCGGTACGATTTTTCTTGATGAAATCGGGGATGTCAGCCCGAAAATGCAGACGTCCTTGCTTCGGGTACTTCAGGAAGGCGAGATTTTCAGGGTGGGCTCTAACCGGCCCACTTCGGTGGATGTCCGGATTATCGCGGCCACCAACAAAGACTTGAGCCGATTGGTTGAAGCCGGCATTTTTCGGGAAGACCTTTATTACCGACTTAACGTTTTTAATTTGTACCAGGTTCCCTTGCGCAAGCGCAAAGATGATATTGTGCTGCTTGCCATCAATTTTCTGGTAAAATTTCGTGAGCGATTCAATAAGCAGGTTACTTTTCTGCCCGACAGTGTTGTGGAAAAAATGCTGGCATATGATTGGCCCGGCAATGTGCGGGAATTGGAAAATGCCATGCAGCGCGCGGTGCTGCTTTCCAGGAACGGTATTATTTTGCCGAATAGCCTGGGGATCAAATTAAAAGAAAATGAGTCCGGAAAAGAAGAGGTTTTGGCTGCCATCCCTGTAAATAAATTTCTTGACCGTCCCCTAAAGGAAAGCGTGTCTTTTTTTGAAGCAGAAGTTATTAGCCATGCGTTAGAGGCATTTGACGGAAAAACGGATATCATGTGCCGTTATCTGAATCTTTCCAAAACCGCTCTTTATGAAAAAATGAAAAGATACAGCATTAACCCAAAGGACTATAAAAAATAA
- a CDS encoding class I adenylate-forming enzyme family protein, translating into MIHHFLENSASRFPRKTAVIHDEVRASYRQINEQADNLAVSLKAKGVSPGDRISILMENSVDYIIAYYGILKAGCVAAPINPALKPDGLNELFENLEPAVVISTFKSERLLKAASLSEKQLKLLIIKNPKQKWEESSFPVLSFEDCIKDQANPVEPGNVGPDSLASIIYTSGSTGKPKGVMLSHANIVSNTRAICQYLFLSAEDIQMVVLPFFYVMGKSLLNTHFAAGGTVVINNRFLYPADVVKQMAEEEVTGFSGVPSTYAYLLHRSPLAKYRDKFHALRYCSQAGGHMATQLKKDLREVLPAHTQIVIMYGATEAAARLSYLEPARFESKMGSIGRAIPGVELKIVDDAGKDVQNGQSGELLAKGPNIMQGYWRDPEATKAAIDENGCYRTGDLAYKDDEGYFFITGRKDNILKVSGHKVNPADIEDCLMQSRKLVETAVIGVPDELAGNRLVALCVPLDNSVVAQDLQQHCHQNLPRHQVPAEFIFLKSLPKNGAGKIDSLKCEAAYNQLKKLS; encoded by the coding sequence ATGATCCATCATTTTTTGGAAAATTCAGCATCGCGGTTTCCCCGGAAAACCGCAGTGATTCATGACGAGGTTCGGGCGTCTTATCGTCAGATCAATGAGCAGGCAGACAATCTGGCGGTTTCACTTAAAGCAAAGGGTGTTTCCCCGGGCGACCGCATATCAATTTTAATGGAAAACAGCGTTGATTATATAATCGCCTATTATGGTATTTTAAAGGCTGGTTGTGTCGCAGCCCCCATAAATCCCGCTCTAAAACCGGATGGGTTAAATGAACTTTTTGAAAACCTTGAGCCCGCAGTCGTCATCTCCACTTTTAAATCCGAACGGCTGCTTAAGGCAGCGTCCCTAAGCGAGAAACAGCTCAAGCTGCTGATTATTAAAAATCCTAAACAAAAATGGGAAGAATCTTCTTTTCCAGTTTTATCTTTCGAGGATTGCATTAAAGACCAGGCAAATCCGGTTGAACCTGGGAATGTTGGACCTGACAGCCTGGCCAGCATTATCTATACCTCCGGCTCCACCGGCAAACCCAAGGGCGTGATGCTATCCCATGCCAACATTGTTTCCAACACGCGCGCCATATGCCAATACCTTTTTCTCTCTGCCGAAGATATTCAGATGGTGGTGCTGCCCTTTTTCTATGTCATGGGCAAATCGCTTTTAAACACCCATTTTGCGGCAGGCGGCACAGTGGTTATCAACAATCGGTTTTTATATCCGGCCGACGTTGTTAAGCAAATGGCTGAGGAAGAAGTGACCGGTTTTTCAGGCGTGCCCTCAACCTATGCTTATCTCCTGCACCGCTCTCCCCTGGCCAAATACCGGGACAAATTCCATGCCCTCCGCTATTGCAGCCAGGCCGGCGGACACATGGCCACCCAGCTCAAAAAGGATCTTCGGGAAGTTTTGCCCGCGCATACCCAGATTGTGATCATGTACGGGGCCACCGAGGCGGCCGCCCGGCTGAGCTACCTGGAACCCGCCCGGTTTGAGTCCAAAATGGGCTCCATCGGCCGGGCCATCCCGGGGGTGGAACTGAAAATCGTGGATGATGCCGGAAAGGATGTCCAAAACGGCCAATCCGGCGAGCTCCTGGCCAAAGGGCCCAACATCATGCAGGGTTACTGGCGGGACCCGGAGGCCACAAAAGCGGCCATTGATGAAAACGGCTGCTACCGCACCGGGGACCTGGCCTACAAGGACGACGAGGGGTATTTCTTTATCACCGGCCGGAAAGACAACATCCTGAAAGTCAGCGGCCACAAGGTCAACCCGGCAGACATTGAAGACTGCCTCATGCAGAGCAGAAAGCTGGTGGAAACAGCGGTCATCGGCGTTCCCGACGAACTTGCCGGCAATCGCCTGGTAGCCCTTTGCGTGCCGCTCGACAATTCAGTAGTGGCGCAGGACCTGCAGCAGCATTGCCATCAAAACTTGCCCAGACACCAGGTGCCCGCGGAATTTATTTTCTTGAAGAGCTTGCCCAAAAACGGCGCCGGAAAGATCGATTCCCTGAAATGCGAAGCAGCCTATAATCAACTGAAAAAGCTATCGTAA
- a CDS encoding PEP-CTERM sorting domain-containing protein — MNTQIKFRLLGVLLGTLLVLGAAQAHALRFSFENINDNNSSDSSAGESQLYVGINSFEDNALFTFGIDRGETLGMVFSLSAGLNYEGLITALSLGGDDGGLRLGLKVQGFEGGGSESFGNNATPVPEPASMLLLGSGLAGLAFIGRRKLRKF, encoded by the coding sequence ATGAATACCCAAATTAAATTTAGATTATTAGGTGTATTGCTTGGCACATTGCTGGTGCTCGGGGCTGCCCAGGCCCATGCGCTCCGTTTTTCGTTTGAGAATATTAATGACAACAACTCTTCAGACTCCTCAGCAGGGGAATCCCAATTATATGTGGGTATTAATTCGTTTGAGGACAACGCGTTGTTTACATTTGGCATTGATCGTGGAGAAACCCTGGGTATGGTGTTTAGTCTTAGCGCTGGGTTAAATTACGAGGGTTTAATTACCGCCTTGTCACTCGGGGGAGACGACGGGGGATTGCGGCTCGGCCTTAAGGTTCAGGGCTTTGAGGGTGGCGGCAGCGAAAGTTTTGGCAATAACGCCACACCGGTTCCTGAACCGGCTTCCATGTTACTGCTGGGTTCAGGCCTTGCGGGATTAGCTTTTATTGGGCGCCGTAAATTAAGAAAGTTTTGA
- a CDS encoding acyl carrier protein, which translates to MTDIKTTLRQFIIDNFLFGDDDGLADDTSFLEEGIIDSTGMLELITFLEETFSIQLDDEELVPENLDSINNLINFLSKKQVIQQAQ; encoded by the coding sequence ATGACAGACATTAAAACGACACTCAGACAGTTCATAATCGACAATTTTCTGTTTGGCGATGACGATGGCCTGGCCGATGACACCTCATTTCTTGAAGAGGGCATCATCGACTCCACAGGTATGCTCGAGCTAATCACCTTCCTTGAGGAAACCTTTTCCATTCAGCTCGATGATGAAGAACTGGTTCCCGAAAATCTTGATTCCATCAATAACTTGATCAATTTTCTTTCCAAAAAGCAGGTAATCCAGCAGGCCCAATGA
- a CDS encoding PKD domain-containing protein, giving the protein MLKGNFSAQWIGCTGLLLLLLLASAQLALAADEEILFLHHSTGRNVYLEGDVPEWISDYNNANGTNYQIQERSYPTGSYPWHNYPYDYWNLWINGACDSSDPDIECLDSMAADYDVIIFKHCFPGSDIVAGTGTGSVDSRTKTLENYKLQYRALRDLMDTFTDTIFIVWTLPPRHRLATNADNAARAAQFVNWVKNNFLTEDGQAHPNIFIFDFWGIVAEQDPNPPNGEVNCLKYEFERSHSSSDSHPNTLANETAGPLFAERIVNVIESFQTGNAAPTADAGGNQKVSEGELVTLDGSGSHDPDGNIAGYAWVQISGATAALSSPNSARASFTAPEVGESDETLEFDLTVTDSEGLSDTDTCQVLVETGEPPDPNDPQESNGGSGGCLLLLLSD; this is encoded by the coding sequence ATGCTTAAAGGAAATTTTTCAGCACAATGGATTGGCTGCACGGGTCTTTTGCTCCTGCTGCTTTTGGCCTCCGCCCAGCTTGCCCTGGCGGCTGACGAGGAGATCCTTTTCCTGCATCACTCAACCGGACGCAACGTCTATCTTGAAGGGGATGTCCCGGAATGGATAAGCGATTACAACAATGCCAATGGGACGAATTACCAGATTCAGGAACGCTCTTACCCGACAGGCTCTTATCCGTGGCACAATTACCCCTACGACTACTGGAACCTCTGGATCAACGGCGCCTGCGACTCCAGTGACCCGGATATCGAGTGCCTGGATTCCATGGCTGCCGATTATGATGTGATCATATTCAAGCACTGTTTCCCGGGTTCAGATATTGTTGCCGGCACAGGAACCGGCTCTGTCGATTCCAGAACCAAAACACTGGAGAACTACAAGCTGCAGTACCGGGCGCTACGAGATCTAATGGACACCTTTACAGATACAATTTTTATCGTTTGGACCTTGCCGCCAAGGCACAGGCTGGCGACCAACGCGGATAATGCCGCCAGGGCCGCACAGTTCGTTAACTGGGTCAAAAATAATTTTTTGACCGAAGACGGTCAGGCGCACCCCAATATATTTATCTTCGATTTCTGGGGCATTGTGGCGGAGCAGGACCCAAACCCGCCAAACGGCGAGGTGAACTGCCTGAAGTATGAATTTGAGCGCAGCCATTCAAGCAGCGACTCACACCCGAACACCCTGGCCAATGAAACCGCCGGGCCCTTGTTTGCCGAAAGAATCGTCAACGTCATAGAATCCTTTCAAACCGGAAACGCAGCACCTACTGCCGATGCCGGAGGGAACCAGAAAGTTTCCGAAGGCGAGCTGGTCACGCTCGACGGTTCCGGCTCGCATGACCCGGATGGCAATATCGCCGGCTACGCCTGGGTTCAGATCTCAGGGGCCACGGCGGCGCTCTCCTCGCCGAACAGCGCCCGGGCAAGCTTTACCGCCCCTGAAGTCGGGGAGAGCGACGAAACCCTGGAGTTTGACCTTACCGTGACCGATTCGGAAGGGCTCTCCGACACCGATACCTGCCAGGTCCTTGTTGAAACCGGTGAACCCCCGGACCCCAATGATCCGCAGGAGAGCAATGGCGGTTCAGGCGGGTGCCTTCTGCTACTGCTCTCCGATTAA